A window of Hevea brasiliensis isolate MT/VB/25A 57/8 chromosome 14, ASM3005281v1, whole genome shotgun sequence contains these coding sequences:
- the LOC110634718 gene encoding protein NRT1/ PTR FAMILY 4.3, whose translation MEMEGRSHSNKGESKSSVVVSDQETTIDWRGRPSNPSKHGGMRAATFVLGLQAFEIMAIAAVGNNLITYVMNEMHFSLSRSANIVTNFVGTVFILALLGGYLSDSYLGCFWTLLIFGFVELSGFILLSVQAHLPQLKPPQCNINEEQCVEANGLKALIFFVALYLVALGSGCVKPNMIAHGADQFNQNNPKQSKKLSTYFNVAYFAFSIGELIALTVLVWVQTHSGMDVGFGVSAAAMAMGLISLVSGTLYYRNKPPQGSIFTPIAQVFVAAISKRKQICPSNPDMLYGSQNNNVPNNSIVGISSDSGKLVHTQRLRFLDKACIKIQDETNTKESPWRLCTVTQVEQVKILISVIPIFACTIVFNTILAQLQTFSVQQGSSMDTHLTESFKIPPASLQSIPYIILIVVVPLYDTFFVPFARKFTGHESGITPLQRIGAGLFFATFSMVAAAIMEKKRRDAAVDSDKILSIFWITPQFLIFGLSEMLTAVGLIEFFYKQSLKGMQTFLTAITYCSYSFGFYLSSLLVSLVNKITSSGPSNKGWLSENNLNKDRLDLFYWLLAVLSFLNFLSYLLCARWYSHNPSLSSTQYEAHGEDCFNHYSLNPSKNSGDESIP comes from the exons ATGGAAATGGAGGGCAGGAGTCACAGTAACAAGGGAGAGAGCAAGAGTAGTGTGGTTGTCAGTGATCAAGAAACTACAATCGATTGGAGAGGGAGACCCTCCAATCCTAGCAAGCACGGTGGAATGAGAGCTGCAACATTTGTTCTTG GGCTTCAAGCATTTGAGATAATGGCAATAGCAGCAGTAGGGAATAATCTGATAACATATGTGATGAATGAGATGCACTTCTCTTTGTCAAGGTCTGCAAACATAGTGACAAACTTTGTTGGAACTGTCTTTATATTGGCCCTCCTTGGTGGCTACCTCTCAGACTCCTATCTTGGGTGTTTCTGGACCCTGCTTATCTTTGGTTTTGTGGAACTTTCT GGTTTCATATTGTTATCAGTCCAAGCTCATCTTCCCCAGCTAAAGCCACCCCAGTGCAACATTAATGAAGAACAGTGTGTTGAAGCAAATGGCTTAAaggcattaattttttttgtagcACTATACTTGGTGGCACTAGGGAGTGGATGTGTTAAACCCAATATGATTGCTCATGGAGCTGACCAATTTAACCAAAATAACCCAAAGCAATCCAAGAAGCTTTCCACCTACTTCAATGTTGCCTATTTTGCTTTTTCAATAGGTGAACTTATTGCCCTTACTGTTCTTGTGTGGGTCCAAACACATTCTGGCATGGATGTTGGGTTTGGAGTCTCTGCAGCTGCTATGGCTATGGGACTCATCAGCTTGGTTTCTGGTACTTTATATTACAGGAATAAACCCCCTCAAGGAAGCATCTTCACCCCCATTGCTCAA GTTTTTGTGGCTGCTATATCAAAGAGAAAACAAATTTGTCCTTCTAATCCAGACATGTTATATGGAAGCCAAAACAATAATGTGCCAAACAATAGCATAGTTGGCATATCTTCTGACTCTGGCAAGCTTGTTCACACTCAAAGACTTAG GTTCTTGGATAAGGCATGCATCAAAATTCAAGATGAGACTAATACAAAGGAGAGTCCATGGAGATTATGCACTGTAACTCAAGTGGAGCAAGTGAAGATACTAATATCAGTGATTCCAATTTTTGCTTGCACTATAGTTTTCAACACTATTTTAGCACAGCTCCAAACATTTTCAGTTCAGCAAGGGAGTTCCATGGACACCCATCTTACAGAATCCTTCAAGATCCCTCCAGCTTCACTTCAATCCATCCCTTACATTATCCTTATAGTTGTAGTCCCTCTATATGACACCTTTTTTGTCCCATTCGCAAGGAAATTCACTGGTCATGAATCAGGAATAACCCCTTTACAAAGGATAGGAGCTGGGCTCTTTTTTGCCACTTTTTCCATGGTTGCTGCTGCTATTatggagaagaagagaagggatgcAGCAGTAGACTCTGACAAAATACTGTCAATCTTTTGGATCACCCCACAATTCTTAATCTTTGGATTATCAGAAATGCTCACTGCAGTTGGTCTCATTGAGTTCTTTTACAAGCAATCTTTAAAAGGGATGCAAACATTTCTAACTGCAATCACCTATTGCTCATATTCATTTGGGTTCTATTTAAGCTCCTTATTGGTCTCTTTAGTAAACAAGATCACTTCATCAGGTCCTTCAAACAAAGGTTGGCTGAGCGAGAACAATCTCAACAAAGACAGGCTTGATCTTTTCTATTGGTTGCTTGCAGTCCTTAGCTTTCTCAACTTCCTCAGCTATCTCCTTTGTGCTAGATGGTATTCTCATAATCCGTCTCTATCAAGCACACAATATGAGGCACATGGGGAAGACTGCTTCAACCACTATAGCTTAAATCCTTCAAAAAACAGTGGAGATGAAAGTATACcttaa